The stretch of DNA CTTTTTTGCGCCTGATCAGGTGGCGATTTGGGAAGAGCTCGCTCGACTGGTAAAGCAGATCACCATCTTGGTTTCCGTTGACATGGAAGGCAATCGGGATTGGAAGCCCGAACAATCTGATTTGGATGTGCGCAGGCAACGTACGTGGACAATAACGCGAACGATCAAGCACTCCACCGGCTACACCGACGTGAACTATGTCCACCTTCCATTGGATACCCGGTCGCAACTTCGCAAGCTTAAACCGGACGTTGTCGTTTCGGCCGAACTTGGCATGCGATCCTTGCTAGCTTCGCGATATTGCCGGCGCAGTAAGGCGAAGCACATCTTGGCTATCAGCACGTCCGAACATTTGGACGAAGTAGATGGCGGCTTGCGAACCCGGTTTCGTCGCTCGCTGCTTCGTCGCAGTGATCTTGTCACGTATCACGGGCCAAGCTGCAAACGCTTCTTAGAAAAGCTAGACGTGCCAGCGAAAAAACTACATCCTTTCGATTATGCCTGCGATCCTAACAAGCCATATCGTGGCGACATCGACGATTCTCTATCAGCCATCGATACTTTACGTCTTTTGTCCGTCGGTCAGCTCGTCGAACGAAAGGGAATGGTCTCGGCGCTGGAACGACTAAAGGTTTGGGCGAAACGAAACCCGACCCGCCACCTCATCTGGACGATCGCGGGATCGGGTCCGCTCGAACAAATTTTCAGGCAATCGGAGCTACCGCCCAACCTGTCGATCAAAATGACCGGGCACCTGGACCAAGGCGGCCTGCGCGACCAATATCAATCCAACGAGGTCCTATTCTTTCCAACGCTCGCGGACGAATGGGGCCTTGTTGTCGACGAAGCTCTGTTCTCGGGCATGGGAGTCATGGGCAGCATCTACGCCCAGGCTATCGAAACCCTCATCGTCGACGGCACGAATGGTTGGTCCTTTGATCCTCTGAACCCACAATCTCTTGACCATATGCTCGACGGTTGGTTCAACCTGAATCTTCAGCAGCGATATTCGCTCCGACAACGTGCTCGCGATACCGTCGTCAACCGCACTCCCAAAACCGCAGCCGATCAACTGATGTCGGCAATCGAAGTTGTCGCAGATTGAAATCGTGCAGAATCACATAAGGCGTTGAGATAGGAACCTGCTTCGTCCCTAGCAACGAAATGCGAATCTTCGCCGTCAACCGTTGAAGCTAAATCACGGCGCTTCGCCCTGTCAGACGCTCGTAGATCCGCCCGTCAATGCAGAGATTCGCAAGATTCCGCTCAAGCGATTCGTCAAGCATCCATCCCGTACGCTGGATGGCATAGCGTTGCTGTTGGCAGTGTTGCATTCCGGGAATTGCGTTGGCGACGGTCGCGAAACCGATGTTGCGACAGTATTCGCGCAACGATTCATTGAAGTGACGTCGCATCCCAAAGGGATACGAAAAATGTTGGACGGGACCATCCACTAGCAATTCCAATTCCTCTTTACAGCGCCGGATTTCCAATTCGGCTTCAGCTTGTGGTAACGCTGAAAGCTGAAGATGCGAGTGAGAATGAGCCCCAATCGAGTGCCCTCTTTTGGCGATTTCGCGAACTTCCGACTGCCCTAATAATTCACAGTCAACATCGTTGCGCAAATTCGACCTGTATTGAGATCGAACTTGATGATCATCTCGGTCTCGAAAGTAAAGAGTGTTTAGATAGACGGCGAACTTCACGTCCAGCTCATCCGCCAATTCCAGCAAATCGAAAGTGCTCTGGAAGTTGTCGTCGAGACTCAAAAATACGATCAACTCCCCTTCAGACTCTACAAATTCCAACGGGTCTCCGGTGAACCGGTAGCCTTCTTTGCGGAAATACTCGATGAACTGCCGAATGGAATCGAATTGATTTTCGTGAAGCTCATGGAAATAGATCCCTAGTTTGGAAGGAAGTTTTCCGGAAACAAACCTTTCGTGAAACCAACGGATCTTTTCCTGTAATATAGTCTTCCCAATTCTCATCGTTCGAGCCTTCTCTGATTCGCCGGACCAACCTAAATTACCAATCGACTTTTCAAACAAAAGTCTCGGAACCAGCGATGATCTACAAAATATACTCACCACCCCCTGAGAATTGAGCAATGCGAATCTTGATCGCACACAATTCCCACAAGATTGCGGGTGGGGAGCAACGAGTCTTTGAATCGGAAACGGCACAGCTTGAAAAGGCTGGTCATGAAGTTATCCGTTTCAATCCGCACAATGACGAAGTGGACGGGCTCAATGGACTAACGCTTGCTTCCAAAACGATCTGGAACCGTTCGAGTGCTCGCGATCTAACAAAACTTGTTCAAACGCACCGTCCTGACGTCGCTCACTTCCACAATATCGTTCCGCTGATTTCACCATCGGTCTTTTCGGTGGCGGCAAAGCATTCTGTTCCTATCGTCTGGACGCTGCACAACTATCGCTTGATTTGCCCAGGAATGCTTTTGCTTCGTGATTCGAAGCCGTGCGAACTCTGTGTGTCGCGATCAGTAAAGACGCCAGCCGTGATCCATAAGTGCTATCGCAATAGCCGAACCGCGACTAGCGCGGTGACGACGATGCTGACTGTTCACCAGATGATTGGCACTTGGGATCATATTGCTTGCTTTGTCGCGCCGAGCAATTTTGCCAAAGAAAAGTTTGTTCAAGGAGGACTGCCGCGCGACAGGATCGTTACCAAAAGCAACTTCGTGCCGGGCAATCCTCAAACAGGATCAGGTGACGGCAATTTCTTCCTTTACGTTGGACGACTGTCTGAAGAAAAAGGAGTGAACAGCCTGCTTGAAACTTGGCAAAAGCATCGCATCCAAGAAAGACTCATCATTGCAGGTGAAGGACCACTCGAAACCGACGTCCGCCATGCATGTGATAACAACGCGAACATCGAATTCGTAGGCCGGCAGAGTTCAGCGGAAGTTCAGCGACTCATGAGCGCCGCCACCGCTACGATCGTTCCATCGGTGTGTTATGAAACGTTCGGTCTAGTCGCAGCCGAATCGTTTGCAGTCGGGACACCGGTTCTGGCATCCAACCTAGGAGCGTTGGCTGAACTCATTCGTCCCGGTGAGAATGGCTTCACCTTCCAGCCTGGCAATCCTGATTCGCTAGCAGCGGCGATTGATCAAATCAAAACCAGCAATCCCGATGAACTACGAATGAACGCTCGACAAAGCTACGAAGACAAGTACACCGAAGAACGTAGTCTCGCGGGCTTGTTAGAAATCTATCAACGAGTCCGAGGTATCGAATCGAGTTCGTCCACTTTTGGCCCGACCGTCGCTAGCGTCTGAACTTAGACGCCTTCAACCTGACTGTTCTGCGATTGCTGATACACATCGGCATAGACGATGGCAGATAGCCAAATCAAGCAAACCACTTGTCCGGACAAGGCCGCCGCAGCGATCGAGAGCGTTCCCATGCTGGGAAACAACAACCACGTTGTCGCCATCATCACCAACATCGCAAACCCTCGAGCCTTGATGGGCGCAAGTGGACGACCACGGCCTTTCAAATAGCTATCGAGTCCTTGCAGTACGCCTTTGATCGCAGAGACCGGTGCCAACCATAACGCAAAAATGATCGCGGGTTGAAAGTCTTGGCCGTACAGGATTAGCACAAGCGGGCCAATCACCAGCATGAACATGATCGTGGTCACCGCTTGGATCGCGATCGAAGTCCCTAGAATTCGATGGACGTCGCTTGTCTTGAGCTGCCGGTCCGTGTTTGCTCCCGCATTGAATAAAAACAAGCCCAAAGTATTGGGAATGACCGTTAAGGGGTAAACCGCGGGAACCATGGAAGCGTAAAAACCCTGCTCAATGAATGGCGCCAACCACATCACAAGCAGCAAATCCAGTCGTTCAAACAGGTCCGTTACCAACATCGACAACCCGTAGGGCCTGCTTTCCAACAATAACTTCTTGGTCCGCAATTCACGTTGACCACGAATCGGATGGGGAACTCCGATGATGCACGTGCCCATTGAAATGAGCGATGCGACCACCATCAAGATGCCCGCCGTC from Rubripirellula amarantea encodes:
- a CDS encoding glycosyltransferase family 4 protein produces the protein MILDACLISPAYLFSQRSTLTSDPKHRDVAPLHLVYLVNFFAPDQVAIWEELARLVKQITILVSVDMEGNRDWKPEQSDLDVRRQRTWTITRTIKHSTGYTDVNYVHLPLDTRSQLRKLKPDVVVSAELGMRSLLASRYCRRSKAKHILAISTSEHLDEVDGGLRTRFRRSLLRRSDLVTYHGPSCKRFLEKLDVPAKKLHPFDYACDPNKPYRGDIDDSLSAIDTLRLLSVGQLVERKGMVSALERLKVWAKRNPTRHLIWTIAGSGPLEQIFRQSELPPNLSIKMTGHLDQGGLRDQYQSNEVLFFPTLADEWGLVVDEALFSGMGVMGSIYAQAIETLIVDGTNGWSFDPLNPQSLDHMLDGWFNLNLQQRYSLRQRARDTVVNRTPKTAADQLMSAIEVVAD
- a CDS encoding polysaccharide deacetylase family protein, encoding MRIGKTILQEKIRWFHERFVSGKLPSKLGIYFHELHENQFDSIRQFIEYFRKEGYRFTGDPLEFVESEGELIVFLSLDDNFQSTFDLLELADELDVKFAVYLNTLYFRDRDDHQVRSQYRSNLRNDVDCELLGQSEVREIAKRGHSIGAHSHSHLQLSALPQAEAELEIRRCKEELELLVDGPVQHFSYPFGMRRHFNESLREYCRNIGFATVANAIPGMQHCQQQRYAIQRTGWMLDESLERNLANLCIDGRIYERLTGRSAVI
- a CDS encoding glycosyltransferase gives rise to the protein MRILIAHNSHKIAGGEQRVFESETAQLEKAGHEVIRFNPHNDEVDGLNGLTLASKTIWNRSSARDLTKLVQTHRPDVAHFHNIVPLISPSVFSVAAKHSVPIVWTLHNYRLICPGMLLLRDSKPCELCVSRSVKTPAVIHKCYRNSRTATSAVTTMLTVHQMIGTWDHIACFVAPSNFAKEKFVQGGLPRDRIVTKSNFVPGNPQTGSGDGNFFLYVGRLSEEKGVNSLLETWQKHRIQERLIIAGEGPLETDVRHACDNNANIEFVGRQSSAEVQRLMSAATATIVPSVCYETFGLVAAESFAVGTPVLASNLGALAELIRPGENGFTFQPGNPDSLAAAIDQIKTSNPDELRMNARQSYEDKYTEERSLAGLLEIYQRVRGIESSSSTFGPTVASV
- a CDS encoding lipopolysaccharide biosynthesis protein, with the protein product MTPTSSTTDSVSAAVLEAAEAVPLDDSVIPEKPKSTKGQFLWTVGFAFAMVAVQLGQGILLVRLLGPEGRGEYATAVLYVQMLLYVGLMGGLEVICRYAAAEETKSHSESQNRLRRSALWLGITTGIVTTTIVIVLNLVALPESKQGLWPIAMICSLSLIGQHVMLIMTAVDRGSGEFSKYNTRRFIAAAAFPLLLLIAALVTDVGVMTAGILMVVASLISMGTCIIGVPHPIRGQRELRTKKLLLESRPYGLSMLVTDLFERLDLLLVMWLAPFIEQGFYASMVPAVYPLTVIPNTLGLFLFNAGANTDRQLKTSDVHRILGTSIAIQAVTTIMFMLVIGPLVLILYGQDFQPAIIFALWLAPVSAIKGVLQGLDSYLKGRGRPLAPIKARGFAMLVMMATTWLLFPSMGTLSIAAAALSGQVVCLIWLSAIVYADVYQQSQNSQVEGV